AGTCATGCAAAACAAAACGACAAGGCACCCACAGAAAGGATACGTGACAGGTGAGGTGTTGCCGATGATCCAGAAGATGGACAGGTTGACAGAGAAGGCCATGATCCCAGACAGCGCCACCATACCCTGGGAAAACAGAATACATCACCTTTGGTAAAGAATTgtttaaccttctccctgccAAGGTAGCATTTTCAATCTTGATTTGTAGTGGGTTTAATAGGCAGCAGGAGGAGGGCTAAAGTTCTTCTCACCATACTATACAAGGTTAGCATTTgcatgcaagtacatgtatggatgaatgaatgaactttatcaCTTGACAATCTAGGATCAAAGCCTATCTATCTTACATATAGaactacaaaatacatgtactagtattaatGACTACAGAAtttactttatacatgtattgtcatgTGTGGGTGACTTGATCTCACTTTTGGAATGAAGCGCAGCAAAATTGACCGTCTATTTtacgacatacatgtaattggtaCATACGGGAGTTGGACACCATAACACAACATGGAAAATATAGGTTTGTGTACATGAAACCGCTAATTTGTgtttcaaacttaaaacacagcaaaaactcAATTCCCCATCTATAGCAAAACTAAGTCCctgtgaaaatgaatgaaatacagTACATACCAGGGCTTGATATGACCAGGCCTGGAGGAGTCCATGCTCCCCTGTGATTGGCTCGAAGATTGGCACGACGAAAAGAAGCATCCCGGCGGAGAGCGGTGCCTGGTAGTACAACAGCTGCATGGAGTTCACCTGGAACTCCTGCTGTTTTGCACCAACTAACTGAAGAACAAACATGACAAGAGTTACAAGATCTCCTAATActgtgaaatatttttttggtgaatttcatgttttattcatttttgtaaatTGGTAGGTAATTCTGTCAATGTAATTTCCTGCCTTCTTGTGGTCTAAGGGCCAGGGACAAGCCTGCAGCAACAAAAGGCCTTCCAATCCTGCaagtctccagttacaccaATTTTTGCCTCACACTCTGCCACTCtgcaatattaaaaaaactgtgaacattgaCCAAAAACACTGTACATCCATTTTCATGTACTAGATAACAATCGTTTCACACTTACTATCAGTAATAAAGCAAGTGTAAAACGATTATTATCTGTATTGTTCGCAGTTATTTGAATGTAGCAGAAAATTGGCAGGGTGTGACACAAAAAAAggtgtaactgtaactgtatgtCCAGAGTTGAGAGGGAAGTTTCACAAGTTGTAAATACAGTGgcagccagttaattgcacatcggattaacgcacacttctgttaactgcacggaatcccagaaCCCCAAGCCGGTGCGgcccagctagataacttcgcataattgcaccagccggataattgcaccaaattcactggcaaaaaggctgtgcaattaagcggcttctactgtacaagcaTTCATGCCATATGGATAAATGATGATAGCAAATATATACTCACGATTTGGTACATCGATGTGACCAGCACCCCCAAACCTGCATACACACTTCCCAGTAAATTGAACTTCATGTCATAGTAAGAGTTTAGGAACACTCCCATTGTAATTGGAACCTGAAAAGAAAAGAGAGATCTTTTacacaaaaaatgcacatattGTAGATCTATAACAAAGTAAAATATAGATTTTCAATGAGAATACAAAAAGTTAATTATTTTCTTTCTCAAGATCGGGATTTGTatacatataattataaagccATGAAAGTGCAGTGAGTTACAGACACATAATGTATTATTAAAATATTTTAAGAGCTTGGGATAATGCGCAAGATTCATATCATAATGCCTTTAACATATATTGTCTAACTTGTGCTAATTTGTGGCCTATTTGATTCAAAGGCTTTTATTTGACCTCATTTGCACCATGTTGGACTCTAACGTATATTTCTTTAAATCTCTAAGCAGAGCTTTTGTTCGAGTGGGATAGGAGTGGTCGCTCTCTGTGTTTAAAATTGTGACCACTCCTTTCCCACTTGACAGAAACCTTTGTTTGGAGCTTAGGTGTGCATGCCTTCTTTTGTGATAAAAGGCCTGCAGCATTCGAGCTATTTTCATTCAATTACAGATGGCTCGCTAGCCTGGAGTCCGACCTTGTAGTCGCTTAATACTGAAAATCCACTTTCACCAGTACTTTTGGTTAGCGTCCAAAAGCACAACATGGCTGGACTCCAGCCTAATGGCTCGCTTTAATTTAACAATAAATTGGTAAATGATCATAAGAAGAGTAATTGATCATTTTAACTCTAAGTTGCGCGTTATCTTGCTATACTAAATTATAATCTGTCGGGGGCAAGGCAGCATCCAGTAAAGGGCTATGCAAAGCATTCTATGTACAGCTCAGTTGGATAATAATTTAGCCCTCTGGATACTGCCTTGCCGCCAATAAGCCTGGGTGTCATCCTCCATAGTAAACCCTGGGTCAATTTTTCCACTTGCTTAAACCACATAGTCGTTAGCAAACAAAAAGGTTGAGCCAGCGGAGGATGGCACCTAGGCTAGCTCCCAATAGATTATCTAtaatgcttggagattacctgaACATGTTCGTTGTTCATGATGTTATAGACAAATCATTCACATCGTGAATTTGAATGTGAGATAACACAAAAGTTCCAATGTAGCGTCTGGTTGTGTCGGTGTCCTACGACTCAGGTAATGTCCGCGCACAATGAACACATGGAACAAAATTATCAATGAAATCATCTCAAAAACTTTAAAGCAcagcaagaaaaaaatcaatttggttTAACGTTTAACCCCATGCTTAGCCTCATGATAACTGCACGAAGGGGACTTTTACCAGCTATAACGGTACCAGATATCACAGTCTATCTTACCATATGGTaattaaatttaatttgttgTGAACTTACCGCCGTTAGCTTGACTTTCATGGAGAAAGTTTTGTTATAAAACTTTGTCTGTATAAACATGATGACTGGCATGGTCATGCACTTGATCACCTGATAGGTTCCGACAGAGTTATTCTGCAGAGACAAGTTGGTCAAGACCACGAAGCCACAAAACGTCAGGGACAATGGCACCACCTTCCACAACAACAGCGACTTCGGGTTGAAGACGTTCGCCAACTGGCTCGCGTACAGTCCTAGAAAAGTTATCACGAAGTGCACAAGAGTCAGGCTTATGTTCGGAAAGCCCACGTTCACGTAGATCCATTTGTTGAGGAATATGATGCTTATAGAAGACACTAAGTTTCCCAACACGCCGAAAGTTATGGCACCTGAGGACGCCATCTTCCTGGAGACTGCACTTTTTCAACTAACCGCTAAACGGTGCTGTGACTCGATCTCCTAGAGACTGCAGTTTTCAGTTTAACCGCATGACTGCGCTGTTGGACTTCCAAGCTGGtattccatcatcatcatcgattTACACAAAATTCATCATGGCGGACCATCTTGAAGGAAGTGGTGTGCGATGAAAACAAGATGAGGAACTGTCTCTTTTTTGGACACTCTGTGAGGTCGAGACGCGTGTTAAATGTATACTGTTTCCTGCTCATCCTCGGCGTGCATCTCCTGACCTGCGGGCAGTGTGCGCAGCGCCGCTGCGGGCCGGACAACTGCGTACACGGGCGGTGCTCGGAAGGGGAGTGCGTCTGCGATAGAGGGTGGAACGGGGACCGATGTCAGTACTGTGGAGGCCGTTTCAGGTACGATTCAAACTATAACGACAATTATGACTTTTCCAGTGTGCGTTTCTGACAACCAGTGATGTCGATTTTCCTTGTGTGTCCTTCATCAGTCAACTGTAAACAAGAGGGGTTTACGGAAATGTCTGACCTGGCTATGACATAACCATGTTAGAACGGAAGAGAGGGTTACCAAGTCACAACTTAGGACTTGATTCTGACACGAAAATGATACCATGGGCTGTCTACTAATGCCAAAATCTCAAGGGTGTGCATGGGGGTTTTAGTCTCTGATGTTTACTCCGGGAAATGCTTGTGGAAAAACTGGGTTTATTGCAGTCATTCATTAGCAGTGTTTATATAGTTTTCCTTGACCTTTATTATCATGGCTTTGTAGTTAATTGTGACCTGCCACAATTGAGGTTCCCCCCACACAAGCCTGATCCTGCCCCCGATAACCCTCGACCTGAGTCTCACCCTATTGCGGCAGTCTCTGCATACGTATGGGGGAAGTCTCGTTTTTGTGTTTCCATGTCGAGATAGACAtcttgtaaatgtacatttgtagttattgggtgggctgactacaTTCTCTTCatagccaggggctgaattgcaaggagcatGCAATTGGCAGGGCTAATTAATTataaatcacaagggtctgtgATGGCAGCCTGTAGACAATGCCTAGTCCCTTCAAGatcaatatgacagtaattaCCCCAGTTCTGGCCATTGAACTGTAGGGACATGAACCACTCATAccgggatggacccctactctttttgataagtatgGCACTGGTTCTTTtgcatgctcgaggtgtggctctcctctaacacgggacctcaatttGACCTCGGGACCTCCATCCCTAACAAAAGCTAGGTATTAATTAAGTGTGAGTTTCTAACAACCAGCGATGTAGATTTTCCTTGTGTGTTCTTCATCAGTCAACTGTAAACAAAAGGGGTTTACAGAAAAGTCTGTGCTGGGTATGAGATAACCCTGTTAAAATGGAAGAGTGGGTTACCAATGCACCTTTGTTTTGGTTGTGTTTTCTTGCAATACTTCTGTGACTTTTGCTGTGCACAGCATTGTTGCACGATATGATCATGCTACCGATCAAGACGATAGACGGGTCATTTTCCGATTGACtttgatttttacatttttaaaacaataaaactattaaaagaGGGATGAAAGCTACGATCCTGCCATGTTTTTGCCTTGTATTTCTAACTGTACGTAAGACATGCTGGCAGTTCAGTATAAGTTATGAGCTATTTTTTATGTGATCTGGACACCAAGCAGATGATTGGTATATGTCAAACATCATGAGTACACTTTTTCAAATACCATTGGGCATTGGTGGAAAATGCCCTGGTACACTTGTACCTTCTTCTTTCCAGCAGCAAAAGGTTTCTAGTTGGCTTAAAAATAAAATATGTCATCTCAAATTCTGTAAATTCATACATTTGTGTAGTAGTActactataagtataacaatGTTGCCACTTACAACTAACTAGCCTGTCCTTAGAGACAAAGACAGCCTAGTTTTTCCAGAAACCCACAAACAAAATTAGATCTTCCTTTATTTATGTGTGCTCTTCTTCCACTAATGTTTGTGTTGACAAGGAAATGACACTGAAAAGACCTTAAGGCTAGTCAAACATATGCAGAACAATCATCATTATCAGGACCTGGCTTAGAGACAAATTGCATGTACTGTACCAAACAAAttactgtgtctagattggacCTTATACAACCTTGAATTGCCCTGGCACAAacatgttaatagcctttgcaTGAACATGCTAATTAGTTTCTCTTAAAAAGGCTTTCTCAATCCCCTTTAAGTTTATATTTGAAAAAGCCTATTTCTTATCATTATAGTCTATAGCCTATAGTGCAAAGACTCCCTCTCCAGCCCATAATAATAAGAAAGACatgtaataagaaaacagtaacTTGAGAACAAAGATAACATCTTGGAGGATCCAGCAATTCTTACACATTTtcccttatttttttttttgtaaacagaaaaaacaaacactttcagACAAGAATTTgtccatttatttattttgtttgtttctttgtattctTTTGTGTAATTGTATACCCTGTGAAGTACcccatggcataacacaccaggtttgtactgaacagtgcaAGCTGTATATCCAGACAAatatatttgatccactcacacctggaaGGACCCATTTTCTTAAGCTTTTAGATGGTGAAGTGTGTTATTGAGCATGCTGTGTGGCTCTCCAGAAATAcaagacctccatttaatgttctACATGAATGGCTTCTTCCCTAACCTCACTTAAGTACTAATTTTCACCTAAGTGAAGTATTataaggaaagttgtgtaaagtgcctatAATTTCCAAAGGCACAAGTCGTCATCAGAGCATGTCGAACCCTGAACCTCTAGCGTCTGGACCAAACACCCTTCCATTATGCCTAAGCCACACCTGATACAGAATGTCTAGAACTAGAAGTAGTAGAAGTTGTACGTATGGCTGGTCACTGACTATGcaggttaggccacaccaatttaattcgttggttctcggaatcgccgcttcaaaaaatcgcaaaaccaaaaaaaaaaaaaaaaatttttttctcccCAGGCTATCTGAAGGCTGCAGTTTTTCAATAAGTCGATAGGTGTCTCTCTTTGAAGTTGTGACCTAGGTGATCATGTGACGGAgattagccaatcagaagcatcattcttaaaatcaaaatggcgccaccAGAAAAATAGAAGGGGAAGGAGTACCGGAGTCGGATAATTTTGAGTACAAATAGAGTAGAATTGGAGCTTGAAGAAGTGTAGTAGAAGGTAGTGCAGTAGCAGGAGAAGAAAATACCATGTCTGTGGATCCAGGAAAGCCACATTTTTTGTGGTGTGTACAGTTTTTAACCGGGGACAGAAGTCAGAAGAAACTTCTTGGCCAACAGACAAAATTTATTTATGAaaacatgtcttcttcttcttctgtcacatAATTAACAGATATGCATCGAGGGCCCAAACGATGTGCAGGTGGGTTTGATGAAATATAATTTCCTTGATATTTGATGGACAAaccaaaaattattttgaaGTATTTAgccaacagaaaaatatgagTTCCCTTGGCCAAATTGGGGCTTGTTCATATACAcccaaagtactagtaattagtAGTAAGTTCACAGGGGTTTTTGACTTTTAAAGAGTAGAATTTTGACAAAGTAGGTAGCACAGAGTTGCAGTAAgactgggaattcttgtcaagcAGAGCAAATATTAAATTATTTTGAGTTCCCCTTGGGGTTTGTTGATAAGTTTCAGTTACTGTAAGATGGACACTTTGTTTTTGACCTCcatgaataaaagacaaaaatgaagactgcATTTTCAGACTGTTGTTTCCAATTGAATCAAACCAGGATGGTACATATAAAATTCATAATTACAATGTCACCTTTTATCAATAACCATAATTCTAATGTTTTAGTACAATTCGGTAAACTGAAagaaatcaataaaatcaattatcGTGAAAATAACATACGAAAATAGCAATGTATGTACCGGTAGCACTTACTGTACCGTTAGTGTCTCAGTGAGTATGATACGAGAGCCCCCATGGCCAGATTCAGCAATGGCTTTGCCAtcagagaagtttttttttttttttttcgccctgtcgcttcatatttttcatgaaaaaatccgagaaccaacaaattaaattggtatggccttacaAAGAAAGATAATTAGATGGATTTTGTGGTATCAAGCCTCAGGCAGACTACCTACATGATAAACCCAAGGTGTTGAGGACATATCCTTTAGTGCTGTGGTCTCACCGACACTGGTAGTACGGATATGTTGAAAAAGCCAGTGGCTGTATCAGCACCATCACCAGGCAACAGAGGACCAGGTTAACGTTGTATTAGTAGATATCTAGGAAAATTTGGGATGGGGTGTGCCAAGAAGGACTTCAAATTGTAGACGAGTCCTACTAGTATTagagtgtgaagactagccgactgctgcctacccctgcagTGTACAAATACTGGATACAGTACACTGATACTACACCTGAAGTCGTTGATTACAATACTTGAGGTTACCACTGACAGTTTTAGCCAGGTAGGAATTGTCTGCAACCTGCAACGAGTTTGCATATAattattaccttcaccaagaaggttatgttttcggcagcatttttgtgtgtgtctgtctgtctgtctgtgaacacaataatacctggatggattgtcgtgatatttgatatgttggtacttggtaggtcttgatgagatctTAAAAATGGTTACATTTTTGGCCTCCTAGTCCTAGCAACTTTCTGTGATACTGCAGCAACAATTCCAGTTTTGATACCTCTCAATCTGGACAAGTTATGGTCAAGACTTGTGAcaggtagatagctcttgttgtcgggaggaagtgacataagtttgggacTTTGGGTTCTCGAAATCTAACTTAtgtctgtttctgtctgtctttgctgttacatgtacatgtaatactatatgatTACAAATATCACAATGCAGCTATCATTTGTGTCTTTTTGACTGGAAGGGTTTGCAAAGCAATCtgatgtatattgtaaataagggggtgaagtctgccatctctgattgccttgtttgtttgttgttgtttacctccCAGATTGACCAGCAACTCCGGTGTGATCACTGATGGTCCGAGTAACTATACCACGGTCACAAAGTGTACCTGGCTCATCGACAGTGGAAGGTGGGAATGGGCAGTTTATTACAATCAGACAGATACTGATcgtgactgtccatcacaataaCTGAATTAGCAGTTCCACCAATGAGAGAGCGACAATTATTGGTCAATGACcaatggctgcatgtctgtcaaatagttgtatttttatgtttttagtttgtatttctacattttgatatGGGTTAGCGGGGCTTGGAATCAACATTAAGATGAAGAAATGTGACATGGAACATAAAAAGTGtgaatatttgacagacatgcagacatCCCTCATTGGTCAAGCCATTAATTGTCAGTCTCTCATTGGAttaactgctaattgtgattgactgTCAGGATCTATCCAGATAGTCTGTAATTTGTCTAGTCTGTAAGTATGATATCTTGTATGTTTTTTGAAGGGGGATTGGACACTTTTTACTCACGTTAAGGCCACACAAGTTCATTTTTGGAATTTCTGCAGAAAAATTTTAGAAAAGCTTTTTGTGGCACCCCTAAATGCTACCACAGGAGCTACAAAGTCAACAAACCATTCTTGTTAATTATTAACCTTTATTTCACATTCTCGcaacaccgggctaagtacagacCGTAACAAAACATGTTTACCTAATGGATAAGAAACTTCTCTATCAACAATcacacattgttttttttttttcaagagcCACTTGTTTTAACTTTCATAACCACCTTTTTTGCCCttgaaaacacaacagaaatattTTTCAGGTACTTG
The sequence above is drawn from the Branchiostoma floridae strain S238N-H82 chromosome 4, Bfl_VNyyK, whole genome shotgun sequence genome and encodes:
- the LOC118413200 gene encoding solute carrier family 35 member E3-like; its protein translation is MASSGAITFGVLGNLVSSISIIFLNKWIYVNVGFPNISLTLVHFVITFLGLYASQLANVFNPKSLLLWKVVPLSLTFCGFVVLTNLSLQNNSVGTYQVIKCMTMPVIMFIQTKFYNKTFSMKVKLTAVPITMGVFLNSYYDMKFNLLGSVYAGLGVLVTSMYQILVGAKQQEFQVNSMQLLYYQAPLSAGMLLFVVPIFEPITGEHGLLQAWSYQALGMVALSGIMAFSVNLSIFWIIGNTSPVTYNVIGHLKFCITIMGGFLIFREPVTTNQCVGIALTLAGIMAYTHFKTTEKQEEIQRTKSMMQKV